A portion of the Marinilabiliales bacterium genome contains these proteins:
- a CDS encoding ABC transporter ATP-binding protein, with product MPCGIKIDNLSFSYTAGSPVLKNLSLDIGPGEKLGIIGPSGAGKSTLLLHLNGILAGDGIVTIGDTRIEKRTLQAVRRLVGLVFQNPDDQLFNPTVEEDIAFGPLNFGYSTEEAAARVEQALREMNLGGFKDAESHHLSLGERKRVALATVLATSPEVIAFDEPFSSLDSVMVVQLLDIIGRLDATLVIVSQSLLPLVSCCERLAVLVDGEIRACGKKEEILGDGVLMRMAGVDMDFYRRVYEKYLR from the coding sequence AATAGATAATCTCAGTTTCTCGTATACTGCCGGCAGTCCGGTACTTAAGAATTTATCCCTGGATATCGGTCCCGGTGAGAAACTCGGCATAATTGGTCCTTCAGGCGCAGGAAAGTCGACGCTGCTGCTGCATCTTAACGGAATACTTGCAGGTGACGGCATTGTGACTATAGGAGACACCAGGATTGAAAAAAGAACTCTGCAGGCCGTCAGGAGGCTGGTGGGACTGGTATTTCAGAACCCTGACGACCAGTTGTTCAATCCCACGGTGGAGGAAGATATCGCCTTCGGCCCCCTGAATTTCGGATACAGCACTGAAGAGGCCGCAGCAAGGGTTGAGCAGGCTCTGAGGGAGATGAACCTTGGGGGTTTTAAAGATGCCGAGTCCCATCATCTTTCACTTGGCGAAAGAAAGCGTGTTGCGCTGGCAACGGTGCTGGCAACCAGCCCTGAAGTCATAGCTTTTGACGAACCGTTTTCAAGTCTCGATTCGGTAATGGTGGTGCAGCTTCTGGATATTATCGGGCGACTGGATGCAACGCTTGTAATAGTGTCGCAGTCATTGCTGCCACTGGTTTCATGCTGTGAGCGGCTTGCCGTTCTGGTGGACGGAGAGATAAGGGCTTGCGGCAAAAAGGAGGAGATTCTGGGGGACGGGGTACTTATGAGGATGGCAGGCGTGGATATGGACTTTTACAGGAGAGTGTATGAAAAATACCTTAGATAA